A single genomic interval of Cyprinus carpio isolate SPL01 chromosome B24, ASM1834038v1, whole genome shotgun sequence harbors:
- the LOC109088577 gene encoding protein kinase C and casein kinase substrate in neurons protein 3-like, translating to MADPPTGPPEDINKISFWMPGNYMRTVQRTPESYQACKDIMACMKDRAHVERQYAHQLTEWSNKWKAITETRPLYGSLLRAWQCFFSSTERLSALHTSVSQSLVSEDGERIRSWQKETFPRKMFCGFRESHDLATAFSRAQKPWEKRLKKLEKARAAYHKSCQKEQSAQEKESQAKHNAKLSESKLSKIQQAREKATQERSKARDRYEKVLEDVTGFAPRYMEEMESVFDQSQEEERKRISFLKQAFLSIHRHLDITNNESIKTVYSELHHTLMSISEPDDLRWWKNNHGPGMPTDWPKLEEWNPPIKKQKPGKKPKVHRGTEEKAVMIGGVRVRALYNYTGEETDELSFKAGEEFLKVEEEDDQGWCWGVKEGGVEGFYPANYVLPVK from the exons ATGGCAGACCCTCCTACAGGCCCTCCTGAGGATATCAACAAAATCAGCTTCTGGATG CCAGGAAATTACATGAGGACAGTACAGAGGACACCAGAGTCGTACCAGGCTTGTAAAGACATCATGGCATGCATGAAGGACCGGGCTCATGTGGAGAGACAGTACGCCCATCAGCTGACCGAATGGAGCAACAAGTGGAAAGCTATCACTGAGACTC GGCCTCTGTATGGTTCTCTCTTGCGGGCCTGGCAGTGCTTTTTCTCATCCACCGAGCGTCTGTCTGCCCTTCACACATCAGTCTCCCAGTCTCTGGTTTCTGAAGATGGAGAACGCATTCGCTCGTGGCAGAAGGAGACATTCCCGCGGAAAATGTTCTGCGGATTCAGAGAGTCACATGATCTTGCGACGGCTTTCTCACGAGCTCAGAAGCCCTGGGAGAAACGATTAAAGAAG CTGGAAAAGGCTCGTGCGGCATATCATAAGTCATGTCAGAAAGAGCAGAGCGCTCAGGAAAAAGAGAGTCAAGCCAAACACAACGCCAAGTTGAGCGAGAGCAAACTGTCCAAGATCCAGCAGGCCAGAGAGAAAGCCACACAGGAGCGCAGCAAG GCACGTGATCGTTATGAGAAGGTTCTAGAGGATGTCACTGGCTTCGCACCGCGATACATGGAGGAAATGGAGTCTGTATTCGACCAATcacaggaggaggagaggaagaggatcAGCTTCCTGAAGCAGGCCTTCCTGTCCATTCACAGACACCTCGACATTACCAACAATGAGAG tattAAAACAGTGTACAGTGAACTGCATCACACACTCATGTCCATCAGTGAGCCCGATGATCTCCGCTGGTGGAAGAACAACCATGGGCCGGGCATGCCGACAGACTGGCCTAAACTAGAG gaATGGAACCCGCCgattaaaaagcaaaaaccagGAAAGAAACCAAAAGTACACAGAGGAACTGAGGAGAAAGC GGTCATGATCGGAGGAGTGCGTGTTCGAGCGCTGTACAACTACACCGGAGAGGAGACTGATGAACTCTCGTTCAAAGCAG GGGAAGAGTTCCTCAAGGTGGAGGAAGAGGACGATCAGGGCTGGTGCTGGGGCGTGAAGGAGGGCGGAGTCGAGGGATTTTATCCTGCCAATTACGTGCTGCCTGTCAAATGA